A single window of Synechococcus sp. C9 DNA harbors:
- a CDS encoding DNA-directed RNA polymerase subunit omega gives MQRRSRFDPTHILFRTEELLRDARNRYEVTHQVSLCAKRCRYEDMDALDDPFNKPVIRAIIEMAEKLKPELVGDGLTDAPASPTSSNK, from the coding sequence ATGCAACGCCGTAGCCGATTTGACCCAACCCATATTCTGTTCCGCACTGAGGAACTCCTGCGGGATGCCCGTAACCGCTATGAAGTCACCCACCAGGTTTCCCTGTGCGCCAAACGCTGTCGTTACGAAGACATGGATGCCCTGGATGACCCTTTTAATAAGCCCGTTATCCGAGCCATTATTGAAATGGCGGAAAAACTCAAGCCCGAACTGGTTGGGGATGGTTTGACCGACGCCCCCGCAAGCCCAACCAGCTCCAATAAGTAA
- a CDS encoding NAD-binding protein: MPGFKLVAVGGTAKHRFPRGIKWAFPPGQVWLVLRKIPRDTRWVLGLGMVGAVVGILLWSEGGFADPATAWEIITNVLITLVGEYPDKPKTILGQVFQLLLLLFGTFIFGALVGKFSSFFVTQALLQEKNMQVFNDHIIICNWNEKAPAVIHQLLQGNQKQPRDIVVISASEIPQKTEFSSQTHVYFIQADPTHHATLQKFFAPQAKAIILLADEDTQGSDEKNALIALAIKHLEQIPHSQRNIHVVAELVNLDRYRHLKEAGVDEVVSARDYSSGIIAQSALFKNMSVVYQQLLTYTEDTNEFYFIEPGHYPVSWRGLSFGELSQQVSRFSQPEQPLMLVGIRRGDGAILLNPKRSQFQYLAPDDTLIIMAFQPIATLG; the protein is encoded by the coding sequence ATGCCCGGATTCAAGCTGGTAGCCGTTGGGGGCACTGCGAAACATCGCTTCCCAAGGGGCATAAAATGGGCGTTCCCGCCGGGTCAGGTTTGGTTGGTTCTCAGAAAAATCCCTCGGGATACCCGGTGGGTGCTCGGGCTAGGCATGGTCGGGGCGGTGGTGGGAATCCTGCTCTGGAGCGAAGGGGGATTTGCTGACCCTGCTACGGCTTGGGAGATTATCACCAATGTTTTGATTACCTTGGTGGGGGAATATCCCGATAAACCCAAAACCATTTTGGGGCAAGTTTTTCAGCTATTGCTTCTGCTTTTTGGTACGTTTATCTTTGGGGCATTAGTGGGAAAATTTTCCTCGTTCTTTGTCACCCAAGCCCTCCTACAGGAGAAAAATATGCAGGTATTCAATGACCATATTATTATCTGTAATTGGAATGAAAAGGCTCCGGCGGTGATTCACCAATTATTACAAGGGAATCAAAAACAACCCCGGGATATTGTGGTGATTTCTGCTTCGGAAATTCCCCAAAAAACAGAATTTTCTTCCCAGACACACGTTTACTTTATCCAGGCTGACCCCACCCACCATGCCACGTTACAAAAATTTTTTGCTCCCCAGGCGAAAGCCATTATTCTATTAGCGGATGAGGATACGCAAGGATCGGATGAAAAGAATGCCCTCATTGCCCTAGCGATTAAACATTTAGAGCAAATCCCCCATTCCCAACGCAATATCCATGTGGTTGCCGAACTGGTGAATCTTGACCGCTATCGCCATCTCAAAGAAGCGGGGGTGGATGAAGTGGTGTCGGCACGGGACTACAGTTCGGGAATTATTGCCCAAAGTGCTTTATTCAAAAATATGTCGGTGGTTTATCAACAACTGCTGACTTACACAGAGGATACGAATGAATTTTATTTTATTGAACCGGGGCATTATCCGGTCAGTTGGCGGGGGTTATCCTTTGGGGAATTAAGCCAGCAGGTGAGCCGATTCAGCCAACCGGAACAGCCCTTGATGCTGGTGGGCATTCGCCGGGGGGATGGAGCCATTTTACTCAACCCCAAACGCAGTCAATTTCAGTATTTAGCCCCGGATGATACCCTGATTATTATGGCATTTCAACCCATTGCCACGTTGGGGTAA
- a CDS encoding shikimate kinase, translated as MTLAPQLLTTQAQTHLGGVTVFLVGMMGCGKSTTGKRLASRLGYTFCDTDQLITQVTGLGIAELFAQEGEAGFRRLESQVLAQVASHTRLVVATGGGVVTQPLNWSYLHHGVVVWLDAPLEVLVSRLSQRQDRPLLAQDSHDPERLRQRLQELLAQRHSYYAQADVRVGIGAGMTVGGVTRAILRGIVGNTHPRSQSLPKLLE; from the coding sequence ATGACTCTTGCGCCGCAACTCCTGACGACCCAAGCCCAGACCCATTTGGGGGGCGTAACGGTGTTTTTGGTGGGGATGATGGGCTGTGGCAAAAGCACCACCGGGAAACGGTTAGCCAGCCGTTTGGGGTACACCTTTTGCGATACGGATCAGTTGATTACCCAAGTCACGGGGCTGGGGATTGCGGAATTGTTTGCCCAGGAGGGGGAGGCGGGGTTCCGGCGGTTGGAATCCCAGGTGTTGGCGCAGGTGGCGAGTCATACCCGCTTGGTGGTGGCGACGGGGGGCGGCGTGGTCACCCAACCCCTGAATTGGAGTTATCTGCATCATGGGGTGGTGGTTTGGCTGGATGCGCCCCTGGAGGTGTTGGTGTCCCGGCTGAGTCAGCGGCAGGATCGTCCTTTGCTTGCCCAGGATAGCCACGACCCGGAGCGGTTGCGCCAGCGTTTGCAGGAATTGCTTGCCCAACGGCACAGTTACTACGCCCAGGCGGATGTACGGGTGGGGATTGGGGCGGGGATGACCGTCGGGGGGGTGACCAGGGCGATTTTGCGGGGGATTGTCGGGAACACCCACCCCCGTAGTCAGTCACTACCTAAGCTCCTAGAATAA
- a CDS encoding HhoA/HhoB/HtrA family serine endopeptidase: protein MRTYRQTGGKAMQPKTWFQLLTHALAVLVGVMVTVVGFHALPSQADPLDRVVASSPVALTSSNAKPATNFVVAAVQKVGPAVVRIDTERTVSLGIDPFLDDPFFRRFFGDSGFNIPRERTERGQGSGFIVDKNGTIITNAHVVEGAQKVSVTLTDGRQLSARVRGTDEVTDLAVLKLDNPPGNLPVATLGDSSQVQVGDWAIAMGNPLGLDNTVTLGIISNLRRSSSEVGIPDKRLNFIQTDAAINPGNSGGPLLNANGEVIGINTAIRAGAEGIGFAIPVDLAKTITPILAEGKTVPHPYIGVVMSTLTPELARQINSDPNSTIQVPETSGVIIRQVIPSSPAAEAGLRRGDVITEVAGQKVTTADQLQRVVEQSQVGQRLEMRVRRGDQTVALNVRTGDRKQVMGQNPRN from the coding sequence ATGAGAACCTATCGGCAAACTGGGGGAAAGGCGATGCAACCAAAAACCTGGTTCCAATTGTTGACCCACGCTTTGGCGGTTTTGGTGGGGGTGATGGTGACAGTGGTGGGGTTCCACGCCCTGCCCTCCCAGGCGGACCCGTTGGACCGGGTGGTGGCGAGTTCCCCGGTGGCTTTGACCAGCAGTAATGCCAAACCGGCAACCAATTTTGTCGTCGCCGCTGTGCAAAAGGTGGGACCGGCGGTGGTGCGGATTGATACGGAGCGCACGGTGAGCCTGGGGATTGACCCGTTTTTGGACGACCCATTTTTCCGCCGCTTCTTCGGCGACAGTGGCTTTAATATCCCCCGGGAGCGGACTGAGCGGGGTCAGGGTTCCGGGTTCATTGTGGATAAAAATGGCACGATCATCACCAATGCCCACGTGGTGGAAGGGGCGCAAAAGGTGAGCGTTACCCTCACGGATGGGCGGCAGTTGTCGGCACGGGTGCGGGGGACGGATGAGGTGACGGATTTGGCGGTGCTGAAACTGGACAATCCGCCGGGGAATTTGCCGGTGGCGACTTTAGGGGATTCCAGTCAGGTGCAGGTGGGGGACTGGGCGATTGCGATGGGGAATCCCTTGGGGCTGGACAATACGGTGACGTTGGGGATTATCAGCAATTTGCGCCGGAGCAGTTCGGAGGTGGGGATTCCCGATAAGCGGTTGAATTTCATCCAAACCGATGCCGCCATTAATCCGGGCAACTCCGGTGGGCCTTTGCTCAATGCCAATGGGGAAGTGATTGGGATCAATACAGCGATTCGGGCGGGGGCCGAGGGGATTGGCTTTGCGATTCCGGTGGATTTGGCGAAGACCATTACCCCGATTTTGGCGGAAGGGAAGACCGTGCCCCATCCCTACATTGGGGTGGTGATGAGTACCCTCACCCCGGAACTGGCACGACAAATCAACAGCGACCCGAACAGTACCATCCAGGTGCCCGAGACCAGCGGGGTGATCATCCGGCAGGTGATTCCCAGCAGTCCGGCGGCGGAAGCGGGTTTGCGCCGGGGGGATGTGATCACCGAGGTGGCGGGGCAAAAAGTGACCACCGCTGACCAACTCCAACGGGTGGTGGAACAAAGCCAGGTGGGTCAAAGGCTGGAAATGCGGGTACGGCGGGGCGACCAAACCGTAGCCTTGAATGTCCGCACGGGGGACCGCAAGCAGGTGATGGGGCAAAATCCCCGCAATTAA
- a CDS encoding O-linked N-acetylglucosamine transferase, SPINDLY family protein, with amino-acid sequence MNWEAWLADEDYPGLIAQAETVLTTHPEDIPAWGYGGLAYLLQGDTEAAQGWWFQALTVLNSEQIQALGEWLGAQAEGYRDTQPQVGLELYRAAQELAPSPERLLSLIQLAASIGALTPEELESLVHILKPSNSLPIKPLYKTLLDVVSLVEFNPQIQQFILACRPHLPAHIYAKALSLSSINLQWQNALEVREKLLNIALDADPENLEILGSLASIYGETHQHERALQICDRQMAVAQTQSLSAQGYALTCRLRELLNAGGAAWQEALATVDSYRQVLTALAAGEIDQTPTIKKLGANLFHLPFFLPYFRDEPHQDRPLFNQITSQIGRALCKSPPQPFVWDNSLTGSRLRVGFLSLTLRRHSVGWLARTFFNHYDREQFEFFLYYIGNPPDTLGQSWFVEKCDHYFYHNYPEPLTAKIAADQIQILIDLDSLTLTGSCVVLAQKPAPIQVTWLGWDATGMDTIDYFIADPWVLPENAQDYYQETIWRLPETYIAVDGFEIGVPDVRREDLGIDPTAVIFYTAQSGYKRHPDVVDWQLQVLKQVPNSYLCVKYIYDGEGLYEQFRTQAQALGIDPQRLRFLPPVDSEYVHRANLQCLADVILDTYPYNGATTTLEALWLGIPLVTRVGQQFAARNSYAFLTQCGISEGIAHSAEEYVDWGVRLGTDSALRQDIRQRLLESRRTSPLWNGKQFAQQFGSVLQEMWRLYQESQG; translated from the coding sequence ATGAATTGGGAAGCCTGGTTAGCTGACGAGGATTATCCGGGGTTAATCGCCCAGGCGGAAACGGTTTTAACCACCCATCCTGAGGACATCCCGGCCTGGGGCTATGGGGGCTTGGCTTATCTTTTGCAAGGGGATACCGAGGCGGCGCAGGGGTGGTGGTTTCAAGCCTTGACCGTGCTGAATTCTGAACAAATCCAGGCTTTGGGGGAATGGTTGGGAGCGCAGGCTGAGGGGTATCGGGACACCCAACCCCAGGTCGGTTTGGAACTCTACCGGGCGGCGCAGGAATTGGCTCCCAGCCCAGAACGGTTATTATCTCTGATCCAGTTGGCTGCCTCAATTGGTGCATTGACTCCCGAAGAATTAGAGAGTTTAGTTCATATCCTGAAACCCAGTAATTCCTTGCCAATTAAACCCCTGTATAAAACACTTTTAGATGTGGTTTCCCTGGTGGAATTTAATCCTCAAATTCAACAGTTTATCCTGGCTTGCCGTCCCCATTTGCCAGCCCATATTTATGCCAAAGCCCTATCCCTAAGTAGTATCAATTTACAATGGCAGAATGCCCTGGAAGTTCGGGAAAAATTACTGAATATTGCCTTAGATGCTGACCCGGAAAATCTCGAAATCCTGGGGTCTTTAGCCAGTATCTATGGGGAAACCCACCAGCATGAACGGGCATTACAAATATGTGACCGCCAGATGGCTGTTGCCCAGACCCAGTCTCTGAGTGCCCAAGGATATGCCTTAACCTGTCGGTTACGAGAATTATTGAATGCGGGGGGAGCGGCTTGGCAGGAAGCTCTTGCCACGGTGGACAGTTACCGCCAGGTATTAACAGCCTTAGCCGCTGGGGAGATCGATCAAACTCCTACCATCAAAAAGTTAGGAGCCAATTTATTTCATCTCCCCTTCTTTCTCCCCTACTTCCGGGATGAACCCCACCAAGACCGTCCCTTATTTAATCAAATTACCTCTCAAATTGGGCGGGCATTATGCAAATCTCCACCCCAGCCATTCGTTTGGGACAATTCCCTGACAGGTTCTCGGTTGCGGGTAGGATTTTTGTCCCTGACCCTACGTCGTCATTCGGTGGGTTGGCTGGCTCGCACGTTTTTTAACCATTATGACCGAGAGCAATTTGAGTTTTTTTTATACTACATTGGTAACCCACCGGATACGTTGGGACAATCCTGGTTTGTTGAGAAATGTGACCATTATTTTTATCATAATTATCCCGAACCCCTAACGGCGAAGATTGCCGCTGACCAAATTCAAATTTTGATTGATCTTGATAGCCTAACTTTGACTGGTTCCTGTGTGGTATTGGCGCAGAAACCGGCTCCAATTCAAGTGACCTGGTTGGGTTGGGATGCGACGGGTATGGACACCATTGATTATTTCATCGCTGACCCCTGGGTATTGCCAGAAAATGCCCAAGATTATTACCAGGAGACTATTTGGCGGCTCCCGGAAACCTATATTGCGGTGGATGGTTTTGAAATTGGTGTGCCGGATGTACGGCGGGAAGACCTGGGGATTGACCCGACAGCAGTGATTTTTTACACAGCGCAAAGTGGCTACAAACGCCATCCCGATGTGGTGGACTGGCAACTGCAAGTATTAAAACAGGTGCCCAATAGCTACCTGTGCGTGAAATATATCTACGATGGAGAGGGTTTGTATGAACAATTCCGCACCCAAGCCCAAGCCCTGGGCATTGACCCCCAACGCCTGCGCTTTTTGCCGCCGGTGGATAGCGAATATGTGCATCGGGCTAACTTACAATGTCTGGCGGATGTGATTTTGGATACCTATCCCTACAATGGTGCCACGACCACCTTGGAAGCCCTCTGGCTGGGGATTCCCCTGGTGACTCGGGTGGGGCAACAATTTGCCGCCCGCAACAGTTATGCGTTTTTGACCCAATGTGGCATCAGCGAGGGGATTGCCCACAGCGCTGAGGAATATGTGGACTGGGGGGTGCGGTTGGGGACGGACAGTGCCTTACGCCAGGACATCCGCCAACGGTTGCTGGAGAGCCGCCGCACTTCTCCCTTGTGGAACGGCAAGCAGTTTGCCCAACAGTTTGGTTCTGTCCTGCAGGAAATGTGGCGCCTTTACCAGGAGAGCCAGGGGTAG
- a CDS encoding pentapeptide repeat-containing protein, with protein sequence MVVRTDMERGWLIGELSTQAGVSPQTIRFYEREGLLAPPQRNKSGYRLYPAESLTQLLFIQHSKQFGLTLEDIKHLVNLQTQGVNPCGSFRRLVQERLQTLAQQAKQLQATHQAIVQRFERLATQLPETDGAKGDDRTLADWLREAAHPTDVPALGGNGVERERLIQRYMAGERDFQGLDLIQANLSGVNLSGADLSRVQLMLANLEEVVLEDSRLIGANLTGADAIGGYFRHSQMIGAILIGADLSEADLLGANLVGANLGGANLTGANLHNANLSEAVLIGANLRDSNLEGASLWGANLSGADLTQARLHPDSLATANLWGTTLPDGQVYAPHLGSA encoded by the coding sequence ATGGTGGTAAGGACAGACATGGAGCGGGGCTGGCTGATTGGCGAATTGAGTACCCAGGCGGGGGTATCGCCCCAGACGATTCGCTTCTATGAGCGGGAGGGACTCCTGGCACCCCCCCAGCGCAACAAGAGTGGCTACCGGCTCTACCCGGCGGAATCCTTAACCCAGTTGCTCTTCATCCAGCACAGTAAGCAGTTCGGTCTCACCCTGGAGGACATTAAACATCTGGTGAATCTGCAAACCCAGGGGGTCAATCCCTGTGGCAGTTTTCGTCGGCTGGTGCAGGAACGGTTACAGACCTTAGCGCAACAGGCGAAACAATTGCAAGCCACCCACCAGGCGATTGTTCAGCGGTTTGAGCGGTTGGCGACCCAATTGCCGGAAACGGATGGGGCAAAGGGGGATGACCGTACCCTAGCGGATTGGTTGCGGGAAGCCGCCCATCCCACCGATGTTCCGGCTTTGGGGGGAAACGGGGTAGAGCGAGAGCGGTTGATCCAACGCTATATGGCGGGGGAACGGGATTTTCAGGGGTTGGATTTGATCCAAGCCAATTTGTCGGGGGTGAATCTGAGTGGTGCCGATTTGAGCCGGGTGCAGTTGATGCTGGCCAATTTAGAGGAGGTGGTCTTGGAGGACAGCCGTCTGATCGGGGCAAATCTCACCGGGGCGGATGCGATTGGGGGCTACTTTCGCCATAGCCAAATGATTGGGGCGATTCTGATTGGCGCAGATTTGAGTGAAGCGGATTTGCTGGGAGCAAATTTAGTGGGCGCAAATTTGGGGGGGGCGAATCTCACGGGGGCGAATTTGCACAATGCCAACCTGAGTGAGGCGGTACTGATTGGGGCAAATTTACGGGATAGCAACCTGGAGGGGGCATCTCTGTGGGGAGCCAATTTGAGTGGGGCGGATTTGACCCAAGCCCGGCTCCATCCCGATAGCCTCGCCACCGCCAACCTCTGGGGGACGACCCTGCCGGACGGCCAAGTGTATGCCCCCCACCTGGGTTCCGCATGA